The following nucleotide sequence is from Salinigranum halophilum.
TTTCCGAGCGTTCGCTCAGTGTTATTATAAGATAAAATATGTATAGAGCTAAAACAAGCATACAGTAACGTAGTAATCTATAAAATATGTCTGGTATGACTGCCCCTCCCGCCGCAGAAGCCTTTTTGATGGGTTCTCTCTTGAAGGAGAACAATGGCTATCGACGACGCTGACACAGCCGGCGCGACTCAGTCGGAGTCAGCGCCGTCGCAGTCGGCCGGGGTGACGCTCGGCGAGTACACCTGGGAGCAGTACCTCCGCGAGTACGGCGACCCGGGGGACGCCGAGGCCGCTGCGACGACGCGCCGTCGTGGCGACATCGACTGGGAGGAGGTCGCGGCCGAGGACAGGGCCGCGACGGACCTGGGGGTCCACCCGACGGAAATCGAGACACGGCTGGCCGCCGCGGCGACGGCGGCAACCCGCGTCGAGGACTCGCTCGAACCGACCACCGACCTCTCGGACCCACCGGTCGTGAAGGACTGGTACGCCGAGGAGCATTTCGCGGCCGACCACCCGGAGACGGCACTCGACGAGGCGCTCGGCTTCGACGCCGAGGACGTCGAGGGCGTCCTCTCGCACGCCGAGAACCTGGCCGCGGAACTCGACGACGTCGTCGACCAGCGGACGGTCACGGTCCAAGACGACTTCGACGAGGACGCGTTCTTCCGGACCGACGAGGGACACTCGACCGTCGTGACGCGGTACGACCTCGAGAAGACGGTGCCGCTCGCGAAGAAGGTCCACTTCCGCGAGGTCGAGCGCTACTGGGTGAACGAGCCGTACTCGTTCGTCATCATCTTCCACTCGACGAAGGAGAACGAGAAGAAGTACTACGTGGTCCAGCCGTACATGAATCGGATCGAAGACGACCTCGTGGACTACCTCACGGGGAAGCTTCGGACGGCCATCAAGTACTCCGACGACGACGTCATCGCCGCCAACACCGAGGACCGACAACACGTCATCGAGTCGGAGACGCTCAACCTCCTCGACCGGTACGGCCTCTTCGCCGCCCCTGCATCGGCGGTCGGCGGCTCCGAGCCGGGATTCCTCCGCCAGGGCCCTCTCGGTGCGCTCGCGGACTTCTTCGGCCTCGGCGACGACGACGAACCCGAGTCGTCGTCGACTGCGCTCGGCGTCGGGAGGCTCGAGGGCATCGAGGCCCGTCCCGAAGCAGCAGTGCTCGAGGAAGACTCCGAACGACTCAACGAGTACCAGGTCGAGAAGCTGCTGTACTACCTCCGCCGCGACTTCATCGGCTACGAACGCATCGACGGCATCAAACACGACATCAACGTCGAGGACATCTCGTGTGACGGCTACAACTCGCCCGTCTTCGTCTACCACTCCGACTACGAGCAGATCATCTCAAACATCTACCACGGCCGCGAGGAGCTCGACGACTTCGTCGTGAAACTCGCCCAGCGGTCGGGGAAGGGTATCTCGAAGCGGAGCCCGCAGGTCGACGCAACGCTCCCCGACGGGTCGCGCGCCCAACTCACCCTCGGCCAGGAGGTGTCGGACCACGGGACGAACTACACCATCCGGCAGTTCAAGGACGTCCCCTTCACGCCCATCGACCTCATCAACTGGAACACGTTCTCGCTCGACGAGATGGCGTTCCTCTGGCTCTGTATCGAGAACCACAAGTCGCTCATCTTCGCCGGGGGGACGGCGTCGGGGAAGACCACCTCGCTGAACGCGGTGTCGCTTTTCATCCCGTCGAACTCGAAGATCGTCTCCATCGAGGACACGCGCGAGGTCGAACTCCCCCAGCGCAACTGGATCGCGTCGGTGACTCGTCCCTCGTTCGCCGACGACGACGGCGGCGACGTCGACGAGTTCGCCCTCCTCGAAGCCGCCCTTCGACAGCGACCCGACTACATCGTCATGGGTGAGATTCGTGGCGAGGAGGGGCGGACGCTGTTTCAGGTCATGTCGACGGGACACACCACCTACACGACGTTCCACGCCGACTCCGTCGGTGAGGTGCTGAAGCGATTCACGACGGAGCCGATCAACGTCTCGAAGACGATGTTCACCGCGCTGGACCTCGTCTCCATCCAGACGTCCACCCGGGTGGGTGGGAACAAGGTCCGACGGAACAAGTCGCTGACCGAGATCAACCACTACGACGCGGAGAACGACGAGATCAACGTGCAGGACGTCTACCAGTGGCAGGCGGAGACGGACGAGTTCCTCAAGATGGGGAACTCGAACACGCTGGAGGAGATCATGTTCGACCGCGGGTGGACTCCCGGGAAGCTCGACCGAGAGCTGTTCAAACGCCAGCTCGTGCTCGCGTATCTCATCGACCGCGAACTCAGTTCGTACGCGCAGGTCGCGGCGACGTTCCAGGCGTTCATCAACGACCAGGAGACGATCCTCTCGCTCATCGCCGACGACCGCCTCGAGCAGTCGCTGGAGGACCTCCGCGAGATGGAGTCGGTCCAGATCAACATCGAGCCCGAGAAGGAGGCGATGGTCCCTCGGCCCTCGCCCGACACGGAGACCGCGGCGCTCGCGGCGGGCATCCTCGGCCGCGCCGAGGAGTCGCTGCTCCCCGAGTACCGGGGGAACGTGACCGCGGACGTCGCGGCGGCGCTGGCCGACATGGAGCCGGCGACGGACGTGACTGTCGGCCGCGGCGAGAGCGAGGGACCGACGGCCGTCGGTGCGGACGGCGGCGACGCGTTCACCGATGCCCTCGATGACGCGACGAAGGCAGAGACGGACGAGCCGGGCGGGGGAGACGCCGGGGAGGACGAAGAGACCGGCGGCTTCGGCTTCGGCTTCGACACAGACCGGTCGGACGGTGCAGAGTGACAGATGAGTCTCGAATCCAAACGCGGCCTCGACGGCAGCACCGACGCACTCGGTGACGCGTTCTACCCCGCGTTCCAGTTCCTGTTCGACGAGAACAGCGACTTCGTGAGCGACGTCGAAGAGCGTCTCGAACAGGCCCGGATGGGCGAGAACGTCGAGCTGTACATCTCACGGGCGCTCGCCATCGGCGTGCTGCTCGGCGGTGCGCTGTGGCTCTTCGGGACGCTCGTGGGCTTCGGCCTCGTCCAGTTCGGTATCCTGACCGAGGAGGTCGTCAGCCTCGGGATTCCGGTCCCCGACGAGCAGACCGCCGCGACGCTCTCGGCCATCGCCGTCCCCGTCGCTGTCGGCATCATGGGAGTGGTCTTCGGGAGTATCGGGTTCGGCGTCGGCTTCGGGACGCTCATCGCCATCCCGTACTCGCGCGCGTCGGCCCGGAAGCGCGAGATCAACATGTTGCTCGCCGACTCGGTCTCGTTCATGTACGCCCTCTCCGTCGGGGGGTTGAACCAGCTCGAAATCCTCGAGGCGATGGCGAAAGCCGAGGACACCTACGGCGAGGTCGCTCGGGAGTTCCAGAGCATCGTCCAGGAGACGGAGTACTTCGGCACCGACTACCGAAACGCCATCCGCCAGCAGGCCATCGTCACCCCCAGCGACGACCTCTCGCAGTTCCTCACCGACATGCTCTCCATCGTCAACTCCGGCGGAGACATGCAGCAGTTCCTCTCCGACAAGAAGGAAAAGCATCTCCGGACGTCGAAGCAGGAACAGGAGATGACGCTCGAGACGCTGGAGCTGTTCGGCGAGATGTACATGACGCTCTCGCTGTTTCCCCTCCTTCTCATCATCATCCTCGTCATCATGTCGATGCTGGGCGAGGCCCAGGACATGCTGCTGTTCGGGACCATCTACCTCCTGACCCCCCTCATCGGGTTCGGCTTCCTCGTGCTGGTCTCGACGGTCAAACAGGACGAGCCCGGCGACGGGTACCTCCAGCTCTCGGACGAGCCAGCCCCCGACGGCGCGAGCCAGCGCGACGGGGCGCTCCGACTCGGACTCATCAACCGGTTCGTCGGCGAGTTCGCGCTGTTCTCGCATATCAAGCATCGCGAACTGCTGCACAACGTGCGCGGTATCCTCGCGGCCCCGCACGTCTTCTTCCGTGACAACCCGATGTACACGCTCGCGCTGACGGTTCCGCTGGCGCTCGTTGCGCTCGTGGTTCCGGCCGCGCTGGGGGTCGCACCGACCAGCTGGGACGCGCTCGTCGCCCGCCCCGTCTGGGGGACGTTCGTCTGGGTGTACCTCCCGGTGTATCTCGTCGCGTTACCCCTCACGGTGTTCTACGAGTGGAACGTCCGGCGCCGGGGTTCGATCACCGGGAAGCTCTCGGAGAACCTCCGCAAGCTCTCCTCGGCGAACGACACGGGACAGACGCTCCTGGAGTCGGTGCGGACGGTGTCGTCGACCTCGTCGGGACAGCTCGCCGACGAGTTCGACATCATCTACGCGAAGGTCAACTACGGGACGAGCCTCCGCGAGGCGCTCATCGAGTTCAACAACAAGTACCACATCCCGCGGCTGGCACGGACCATCAAGCTCATCTCGAAGGCCCAAGAGGCGTCCTCGCAGATCACGGACGTACTCTCGACGGCGGCGCAGGCGTCGGAGAATCAAGACGACATCGAGCGCGAGCGGCGCTCGCGGACGATGATGCAGGTCGCCATCATCCTCATGACCTACTTCACCCTGCTCGCGGTGATGGCCATCCTGAAGACGCAGTTCCTCGACGTGATGGCCGGCCTCACCGAGCAGGCCGGAAGCGGGGGCGGCGGACAGTTCAGCGGCGGCGTCGACCCGAACCAGCTCTCGCTGTTGTTCTTCCACGGCGTCACCATCCAGGCGATCATCTCGGGGCTCATCAGCGGCTACATCCGGACCGCCGACGTCCGGTCGGGGCTCAAGTTCACGCTCATCCTGATGACGGTCGCGCTCGGCACGTGGACGGTGGTGGGCTGATGACCTCCCGGCGGCCACCAGCGGTCGCGTCGGCGACGACACCGACCGACGCCGACCGCGGCCAGACGACGATCGACTTCGCCGTCGGGGCGACGCTGTTCCTCCTCACGATGGCGTTCGTCTTCGCGTTCGTCCCCGTGATGTTCCAGCCCTTCGCGACCAGCCAGTCCGACCCGCTCGTCGCCGACCGCGTCGCCAACCGGTTGGCGACGGACGTTCTCGGCGACTCCGGGGAGCCGTACGTCCTCAACGCGACGTGTACGCAGGAATTCTTCGCCAGCAACTCGCCCCCGGCGGGCTGTTCGTACGCGTACGACACCGCCAGCGATCATCCGAACCTGGCGCTCGGCGTCGACGCCGACACCACCCTCAACGTGACGGTCGTCGACCCCTCCGGGAGCGTCGTGTTCGACGCGGGCGACGACACGGCGAACGCTCAGGACGTCATCACGGCTCAGCGGCGGGTCCTGTACGACGGACGGTCGTACGAACTGTTCGTCAGGGTGTGGTGAACGATGCGCGAGCCGAGGACACACACACGACTACGACCCCGCCGGCCACCCCGACCAGCGACGCGACGGGCCGAGCGCGGCCAGGCCCACACGCTGGAGGCGTTCGCCGCCGCGACCATCCTGCTGGCGAGTATCGTCTTCGCCCTGCAGGTGACGGCCGTGACACCGTTGACCGCCTCGACGTCGAGTCAGCACATCGAGAACCAGCAGGAGGCGGTCGCAACCGGCGTCCTCGCGGCGGCGGCGGAGAACGGGACGCTCGAGCCGACGGTCCTCTACCTGAACAACTCGAGCGGGAGCTTCCACGGCAACACGTTCGAGGGACAGTACGTCTCCGGCGGGCCGCCGACACGGCTCGGTGAGACGCTCAACGCGACGTTCCTCGAGCGGGGAATCGCGTTCAACCTCTACGTCCACCACCGGACGAGCGACCGAACCATCCGGCGTGAGACGGTCGTCAGGATGGGCGGGCCGAGCGACAACGCCATCTCCGCGCGGTGGCGGGTGACGCTGTACGACGACGACGTGCTGTACGCCGCGGACAACACGCCGACGACCCACACGCTGGCGAACTCGACGACGTTCTACGCCGCCGACGTCTCACCGGGCCCGCTGTACAACGTGCTCGAGGTGGAGGTGGTCGTATGGCGGATGTGAGGCGTCCGCCGACTCGCCCGCGGCGACCGCTCGGGGGTGCGACCGGGAGTGACGGCGGGGGCGACGACCGCGGCCAGTTGTTCCTCGTCGGCGCGCTCTCGCTCGCCGTCCTGTTCGTCGGGTTCGCGCTGCTGTTGAACACCGCCATCTACACGGAGAACCTGGCGACGCGGAACACCGACCCGGGGACCGACCCCTCCATCAGCTACCGCGCGGCCGCCGAAGACGCCTCCCGAGAGATTCTGCTCCGCGAGAACCGGAACGGGACCGACCCGACGTGGAGTGAGAACACGCGGTGGTTCGAGTCGAGCATCCACGCGTGGAGTGACACCGCCGGGCTCCACGCCGCGCGACGCGCTCGCGTGGCGTCGGTCACCGTCGATTCGACCAACGGAACGCGGTTCCAACAGACCGACGCCTCGCGGAACCTCACGAACCGCAACTACGTCGAGGACTGGGAACTCGGGAACAACCCGTCGGCGGTTCGGGACGCGAGCCTCACCGTCAGCGCGGACTCGCTCGTCCAGCGGAACCTCACGAACCTCCTGACCGGCACCTACCCGTTCGCAGTCGAGTTCGAGGACACCGACACCGGCGACGAGTGGCACGTGTACGTCTACGACGACTCGGACACCGGGGGAGACGACGTGACGGTCGCCGTCCGCGACGGCATCACCGAACAGGAGTGCACACACGTCGGCCCGGCCGCACGTATCGACCTCTCGAACGGGACCATCAACGGCACCGCGTGCCCGGCGTTCGACCTGCTCGACCTCCCGGACGACGCCGTCGACGACAAGGACATCCGGCTGCGCTTCGAGAACGGCGACCACGCGACCGGGACCTACGACATCAAGGTCGCCGAGGGGGCGGACATCTCGAACAACGTCTACGACAACGAGAACACCGGTGACCACGACAACGGCGCGGCGTTCGCGACGGCCATCATCTACGAAGCCGACATCACCATCTCTTACGAGAGCACGGACGTCTCGTACCAGACGACCGTTCGGCTCGCCCCGGAGGAGATTCGATGAGCCCGGCGCGCCCTCGTCGGCGGTGGTCGCTCGGCCGCGACGACCGCGCGGTCTCGACGACGCTCGGCTACGTCCTCTCGCTCGCCATCGCGAGCCTCCTCGTCTCCGGGCTGATGCTCGCCGGCGGCGGCTACGTCGAGACCGAACGCGAGCAGGTCATCCGCTCCGAACTGGAGGTGGTGGGCCAGACGCTCGTCGCGGACGTCGAGGGTGCCGACCGGCTGGCCGCCGCCATCGACGGGACGGTCAGCGTCCGGTCGGCGCTGCCCCGCCGCGTCGGGAGTTCCGCGTACTCCATCGAGCTCTCCGACCAGGGTGGTGGCGTCACGCTCGTCACGCTCTCGGCGGCCTCCGTCGACGTCTCCGTCTCCCTCCGGCTGGTGACGAACAC
It contains:
- a CDS encoding type II/IV secretion system ATPase subunit; translated protein: MAIDDADTAGATQSESAPSQSAGVTLGEYTWEQYLREYGDPGDAEAAATTRRRGDIDWEEVAAEDRAATDLGVHPTEIETRLAAAATAATRVEDSLEPTTDLSDPPVVKDWYAEEHFAADHPETALDEALGFDAEDVEGVLSHAENLAAELDDVVDQRTVTVQDDFDEDAFFRTDEGHSTVVTRYDLEKTVPLAKKVHFREVERYWVNEPYSFVIIFHSTKENEKKYYVVQPYMNRIEDDLVDYLTGKLRTAIKYSDDDVIAANTEDRQHVIESETLNLLDRYGLFAAPASAVGGSEPGFLRQGPLGALADFFGLGDDDEPESSSTALGVGRLEGIEARPEAAVLEEDSERLNEYQVEKLLYYLRRDFIGYERIDGIKHDINVEDISCDGYNSPVFVYHSDYEQIISNIYHGREELDDFVVKLAQRSGKGISKRSPQVDATLPDGSRAQLTLGQEVSDHGTNYTIRQFKDVPFTPIDLINWNTFSLDEMAFLWLCIENHKSLIFAGGTASGKTTSLNAVSLFIPSNSKIVSIEDTREVELPQRNWIASVTRPSFADDDGGDVDEFALLEAALRQRPDYIVMGEIRGEEGRTLFQVMSTGHTTYTTFHADSVGEVLKRFTTEPINVSKTMFTALDLVSIQTSTRVGGNKVRRNKSLTEINHYDAENDEINVQDVYQWQAETDEFLKMGNSNTLEEIMFDRGWTPGKLDRELFKRQLVLAYLIDRELSSYAQVAATFQAFINDQETILSLIADDRLEQSLEDLREMESVQINIEPEKEAMVPRPSPDTETAALAAGILGRAEESLLPEYRGNVTADVAAALADMEPATDVTVGRGESEGPTAVGADGGDAFTDALDDATKAETDEPGGGDAGEDEETGGFGFGFDTDRSDGAE
- a CDS encoding type II secretion system F family protein, which encodes MSLESKRGLDGSTDALGDAFYPAFQFLFDENSDFVSDVEERLEQARMGENVELYISRALAIGVLLGGALWLFGTLVGFGLVQFGILTEEVVSLGIPVPDEQTAATLSAIAVPVAVGIMGVVFGSIGFGVGFGTLIAIPYSRASARKREINMLLADSVSFMYALSVGGLNQLEILEAMAKAEDTYGEVAREFQSIVQETEYFGTDYRNAIRQQAIVTPSDDLSQFLTDMLSIVNSGGDMQQFLSDKKEKHLRTSKQEQEMTLETLELFGEMYMTLSLFPLLLIIILVIMSMLGEAQDMLLFGTIYLLTPLIGFGFLVLVSTVKQDEPGDGYLQLSDEPAPDGASQRDGALRLGLINRFVGEFALFSHIKHRELLHNVRGILAAPHVFFRDNPMYTLALTVPLALVALVVPAALGVAPTSWDALVARPVWGTFVWVYLPVYLVALPLTVFYEWNVRRRGSITGKLSENLRKLSSANDTGQTLLESVRTVSSTSSGQLADEFDIIYAKVNYGTSLREALIEFNNKYHIPRLARTIKLISKAQEASSQITDVLSTAAQASENQDDIERERRSRTMMQVAIILMTYFTLLAVMAILKTQFLDVMAGLTEQAGSGGGGQFSGGVDPNQLSLLFFHGVTIQAIISGLISGYIRTADVRSGLKFTLILMTVALGTWTVVG
- a CDS encoding DUF7287 family protein, giving the protein MTSRRPPAVASATTPTDADRGQTTIDFAVGATLFLLTMAFVFAFVPVMFQPFATSQSDPLVADRVANRLATDVLGDSGEPYVLNATCTQEFFASNSPPAGCSYAYDTASDHPNLALGVDADTTLNVTVVDPSGSVVFDAGDDTANAQDVITAQRRVLYDGRSYELFVRVW
- a CDS encoding DUF7288 family protein; this translates as MREPRTHTRLRPRRPPRPATRRAERGQAHTLEAFAAATILLASIVFALQVTAVTPLTASTSSQHIENQQEAVATGVLAAAAENGTLEPTVLYLNNSSGSFHGNTFEGQYVSGGPPTRLGETLNATFLERGIAFNLYVHHRTSDRTIRRETVVRMGGPSDNAISARWRVTLYDDDVLYAADNTPTTHTLANSTTFYAADVSPGPLYNVLEVEVVVWRM
- a CDS encoding DUF7261 family protein is translated as MADVRRPPTRPRRPLGGATGSDGGGDDRGQLFLVGALSLAVLFVGFALLLNTAIYTENLATRNTDPGTDPSISYRAAAEDASREILLRENRNGTDPTWSENTRWFESSIHAWSDTAGLHAARRARVASVTVDSTNGTRFQQTDASRNLTNRNYVEDWELGNNPSAVRDASLTVSADSLVQRNLTNLLTGTYPFAVEFEDTDTGDEWHVYVYDDSDTGGDDVTVAVRDGITEQECTHVGPAARIDLSNGTINGTACPAFDLLDLPDDAVDDKDIRLRFENGDHATGTYDIKVAEGADISNNVYDNENTGDHDNGAAFATAIIYEADITISYESTDVSYQTTVRLAPEEIR
- a CDS encoding DUF7266 family protein, which produces MSPARPRRRWSLGRDDRAVSTTLGYVLSLAIASLLVSGLMLAGGGYVETEREQVIRSELEVVGQTLVADVEGADRLAAAIDGTVSVRSALPRRVGSSAYSIELSDQGGGVTLVTLSAASVDVSVSLRLVTNTPLAEGRVEGGELVVVYDAADASPTLEVQTR